One stretch of Daphnia pulicaria isolate SC F1-1A chromosome 8, SC_F0-13Bv2, whole genome shotgun sequence DNA includes these proteins:
- the LOC124312355 gene encoding 4-coumarate--CoA ligase 1-like isoform X1, producing the protein MTEKALVSKIVKCSIQYDDHIPEVSLSQYLLHEMSKWKNCVAIVSVSTKEEFTYGDLIHDVNCLAAGLQASGLVKRGQCVAMALPNSIEFVVTLLAVSQVGAFISLINPAYTPRELKHVSSINNAGLWICTPEFVPLLSQLDKTDYKTLLVDSSNKERSQWHSILKSGESRAFQSVSVNVFEDLATMPFSSGTTGLPKGVMLTHHNLVTALCNFKAWCPYTQKDINLGLLPMFHQYGCLMVLTTLAVGAKAVILRKFSFPDMLHAIQDYKVTMIPLVPPVALLLSKHPSADKFDLSSVRGIVSSAAPLSLDIINTIISKYKWEVLQGYGMTECTLASHFTPPGQRKYGSVGQIMPFFEGKIADPNTGVDLGVKEVGEICVRGFMVMKGYRGNPGATAAMIDSNNWLHTGDIGYYDEEGFFYVVDRLKELIKYKGMQIAPSELEHLLLTHEEVADAAVIGIPDEFAGELPRAYVVKRPGSTVSESDIIRFVEEQVAPFKRLRGGVIFIDAIPKLLSGKILRRELRALSSKL; encoded by the exons ATGACGGAAAAGG CACTCGTTAGCAAAATAGTGAAGTGCAGTATACAATATGATGACCATATTCCTGAAGTCTCCCTAAGCCAATATCTCTTACATGAGATGAGCAAATGGAAAAATTGTGTTGCCATA GTTAGTGTCAGCACCAAGGAGGAGTTCACTTATGGAGATTTAATCCATGATGTTAATTGTCTGGCTGCGGGTCTCCAAGCTTCAGGACTTGTCAAGCGTGGTCAGTGTGTTGCCATGGCACTAcctaattcaattgaatttgtagTTACACTGCTAGCTGTAAGCCAAGTTGGGGCATTCATTTCACTGATTAACCCTGCCTATACTCCCC GAGAGCTCAAGCATGTTTCTAGCATAAACAATGCTGGTTTGTGGATTTGCACACCGGAATTCGTTCCATTACTATCCCAACTTGACAAAACAGATTACAAAACTCTCCTCGTCGATAGTTCAAATAAAGAACGTTCGCAGTGGCATTCAATTCTCAAGTCTGGTGAGTCCAGGGCGTTCCAATCAGTCTCCGTTAATGTCTTTGAAGACCTTGCCACTATGCCATTTTCCAGCGGGACGACGGGCTTGCCTAAGGGAGTCATGCTCACCCATCACAACCTCGTGACTGCATTGTGTAACTTCAA GGCGTGGTGTCCGTACACCCAGAAAGATATCAATCTGGGTTTGTTGCCAATGTTTCATCAATACGGTTGCCTCATGGTCCTCACCACTCTTGCGGTTGGAGCCAAAGCCGTCATTCTTCGCAAATTTAGCTTCCCCGACATGCTACATGCCATTCAAGATTACAag GTAACCATGATACCTTTAGTGCCTCCCGTAGCTCTGCTCTTGTCCAAGCATCCCTCCGCGGACAAATTTGATCTTTCTTCCGTGAGAGGAATCGTTAGCTCAGCGGCACCTTTAAGCCTTGACATAATCAACACGATCATTAGCAAGTATAAATGGGAAGTCTTGCAAGGCTATGGTATGACCGAATGTACTCTTGCTTCCCACTTCACGCCCCCCGGACAGCGAAAGTATGGAAGTGTCGGCCAGATCATGCCTTTTTTCGAAGGGAAG atTGCTGATCCAAATACCGGAGTGGATTTGGGCGTCAAGGAAGTGGGTGAAATTTGCGTTCGAGGTTTCATGGTGATGAAGGGCTACCGCGGTAATCCGGGTGCCACCGCCGCCATGATCGACTCCAACAATTGGCTTCACACTGGCGACATTGGTTACTACGATGAAGAAGGTTTCTTCTATGTCGTGGATCGGCTCAAAGAACTCATCAAATACAAAGGCATGCAAATCGCCCCCTCAGAACTGGAACATTTGTTGCTAACACATGAAGAGGTGGCGGACGCCGCTGTCATCGGCATTCCAGATGAGTTCGCCGGTGAGCTACCGAGAGCCTACGTCGTCAAACGACCCGGTTCAACCGTATCCGAATCGGACATTATTCGTTTCGTAGAAG AACAAGTTGCTCCGTTCAAAAGACTCCGAGGAGGCGTCATCTTTATCGACGCCATCCCCAAACTTTTGAGTGGAAAGATTTTGCGCCGAGAACTCAGGGCTCTCTCATCCAAATTGTAA
- the LOC124312355 gene encoding 4-coumarate--CoA ligase 1-like isoform X2, with protein sequence MTEKALVSKIVKCSIQYDDHIPEVSLSQYLLHEMSKWKNCVAIVSVSTKEEFTYGDLIHDVNCLAAGLQASGLVKRGQCVAMALPNSIEFVVTLLAVSQVGAFISLINPAYTPRELKHVSSINNAGLWICTPEFVPLLSQLDKTDYKTLLVDSSNKERSQWHSILKSGESRAFQSVSVNVFEDLATMPFSSGTTGLPKGVMLTHHNLVTALCNFKAWCPYTQKDINLGLLPMFHQYGCLMVLTTLAVGAKAVILRKFSFPDMLHAIQDYKVTMIPLVPPVALLLSKHPSADKFDLSSVRGIVSSAAPLSLDIINTIISKYKWEVLQGYGMTECTLASHFTPPGQRKYGSVGQIMPFFEGKIADPNTGVDLGVKEVGEICVRGFMVMKGYRGNPGATAAMIDSNNWLHTGDIGYYDEEGFFYVVDRLKELIKYKGMQIAPSELEHLLLTHEEVADAAVIGIPDEFAGELPRAYVVKRPGSTVSESDIIRFVEEQVAPFKRLRGGVIFIDAIPKLLSGKILRRELRALSSKL encoded by the exons CACTCGTTAGCAAAATAGTGAAGTGCAGTATACAATATGATGACCATATTCCTGAAGTCTCCCTAAGCCAATATCTCTTACATGAGATGAGCAAATGGAAAAATTGTGTTGCCATA GTTAGTGTCAGCACCAAGGAGGAGTTCACTTATGGAGATTTAATCCATGATGTTAATTGTCTGGCTGCGGGTCTCCAAGCTTCAGGACTTGTCAAGCGTGGTCAGTGTGTTGCCATGGCACTAcctaattcaattgaatttgtagTTACACTGCTAGCTGTAAGCCAAGTTGGGGCATTCATTTCACTGATTAACCCTGCCTATACTCCCC GAGAGCTCAAGCATGTTTCTAGCATAAACAATGCTGGTTTGTGGATTTGCACACCGGAATTCGTTCCATTACTATCCCAACTTGACAAAACAGATTACAAAACTCTCCTCGTCGATAGTTCAAATAAAGAACGTTCGCAGTGGCATTCAATTCTCAAGTCTGGTGAGTCCAGGGCGTTCCAATCAGTCTCCGTTAATGTCTTTGAAGACCTTGCCACTATGCCATTTTCCAGCGGGACGACGGGCTTGCCTAAGGGAGTCATGCTCACCCATCACAACCTCGTGACTGCATTGTGTAACTTCAA GGCGTGGTGTCCGTACACCCAGAAAGATATCAATCTGGGTTTGTTGCCAATGTTTCATCAATACGGTTGCCTCATGGTCCTCACCACTCTTGCGGTTGGAGCCAAAGCCGTCATTCTTCGCAAATTTAGCTTCCCCGACATGCTACATGCCATTCAAGATTACAag GTAACCATGATACCTTTAGTGCCTCCCGTAGCTCTGCTCTTGTCCAAGCATCCCTCCGCGGACAAATTTGATCTTTCTTCCGTGAGAGGAATCGTTAGCTCAGCGGCACCTTTAAGCCTTGACATAATCAACACGATCATTAGCAAGTATAAATGGGAAGTCTTGCAAGGCTATGGTATGACCGAATGTACTCTTGCTTCCCACTTCACGCCCCCCGGACAGCGAAAGTATGGAAGTGTCGGCCAGATCATGCCTTTTTTCGAAGGGAAG atTGCTGATCCAAATACCGGAGTGGATTTGGGCGTCAAGGAAGTGGGTGAAATTTGCGTTCGAGGTTTCATGGTGATGAAGGGCTACCGCGGTAATCCGGGTGCCACCGCCGCCATGATCGACTCCAACAATTGGCTTCACACTGGCGACATTGGTTACTACGATGAAGAAGGTTTCTTCTATGTCGTGGATCGGCTCAAAGAACTCATCAAATACAAAGGCATGCAAATCGCCCCCTCAGAACTGGAACATTTGTTGCTAACACATGAAGAGGTGGCGGACGCCGCTGTCATCGGCATTCCAGATGAGTTCGCCGGTGAGCTACCGAGAGCCTACGTCGTCAAACGACCCGGTTCAACCGTATCCGAATCGGACATTATTCGTTTCGTAGAAG AACAAGTTGCTCCGTTCAAAAGACTCCGAGGAGGCGTCATCTTTATCGACGCCATCCCCAAACTTTTGAGTGGAAAGATTTTGCGCCGAGAACTCAGGGCTCTCTCATCCAAATTGTAA
- the LOC124312354 gene encoding 4-coumarate--CoA ligase 1-like: protein MATASRILTYPGEYDDVIPENISLAEFILNEIEQFGDDVSSTNSETMENLTFREIVNNSKALAAGLQTQFGIHPKENVAIVLPSCLEYPVAVLGVNYCGAAATLINPSQTISELKHAIKLANPKVWIATEDFLGKFHELFPNASQRPPLVLLKSKTKYPVTWEGVLAFGMGKPVQKPVINSKEDTALILFSSGTTGVPKGVCLTHANYIAARRQNVELTKNIPRNPEDLNTVMLPLYHTFGISSIFDNMVRGLRFILVPHFTFKNMLEAIQKHKISIMSVVPAIATQLVKQPVEKHYDLSSLRLLFSGAAALSKEIQAGLVEKFGCFVFQGYGMTESTLRTHSNFIGSSRDGSIGTVMPFCESIVVDPDTNKALGPNEEGEICVRGPLIMKGYIGDESATKHTIDSQGWLHTGDIGYYDEDGFFFITDRMKELIKYKGLQVSPTELEQILLTHPDIIEAAVAPVPDEAAGELPRAYVVKSPGSTLTEDDVAKFVADKVSAHKRLRGGVVFIKAVPKTATGKILRRELKKIKSKL, encoded by the exons ATGGCAACAG CTTCAAGAATCCTGACATACCCAGGGGAGTATGATGATGTAATCCCTGAAAACATTTCTCTGGCAGAATTCATTCTCAACGAGATTGAGCAATTTGGTGATGATGTCTCCTCT ACAAATTCAGAAACCATGGAGAACCTGACATTTAGAGAGATTGTCAACAACTCTAAAGCATTGGCAGCTGGACTACAAACTCAGTTTGGGATCCATCCTAAAGAAAATGTTGCCATTGTTCTTCCAAGCTGCCTGGAGTACCCTGTTGCTGTCTTGGGGGTCAACTATTGTGGCGCTGCTGCTACTCTTATTAACCCCAGTCAAACAATAA gtGAACTTAAGCATGCAATCAAACTTGCAAATCCTAAAGTGTGGATTGCAACAGAAGATTTCTTGGGAAAATTCCATGAATTATTTCCCAACGCCTCGCAAAGACCGCCGTTAGTTCTCCTGAAGAGCAAAACCAAATACCCCGTGACCTGGGAAGGTGTGTTAGCCTTTGGGATGGGGAAACCTGTTCAGAAACCAGTTATCAACTCAAAGGAGGATACTGCACTTATCCTGTTTTCCAGCGGAACTACCGGAGTGCCTAAAGGAGTATGCCTCACTCACGCCAATTACATAGCAGCTAGGAGGCAGAATGT TGAGCTCACAAAAAACATTCCAAGAAACCCCGAAGACCTTAACACCGTCATGCTACCCCTCTATCATACTTTCGGAATCAGCAGCATCTTCGATAACATGGTCCGAGGATTGCGGTTCATTTTGGTGCCTCACTTCACGTTCAAGAACATGCTGGAGGCTATCCAAAAACATAAA ATTTCCATCATGTCTGTCGTTCCAGCCATCGCTACCCAACTTGTTAAGCAACCTGTTGAGAAACATTACGATTTGTCTTCCTTGCGGTTACTTTTTTCCGGTGCCGCTGCTCTCAGCAAAGAAATCCAAGCTGGATTGGTCGAAAAATTCGGATGCTTCGTCTTCCAAG GTTACGGAATGACGGAATCTACTCTGCGCACTCACAGCAACTTTATCGGCTCCTCTCGCGATGGAAGTATCGGCACCGTTATGCCATTTTGCGAATCGATAGTGGTGGATCCTGATACTAATAAGGCTTTAGGGCCCAACGAAGAGGGTGAAATCTGTGTCAGAGGACCCTTGATCATGAAGGGTTACATCGGTGATGAATCGGCCACCAAACACACAATCGATTCTCAAGGCTGGCTGCACACTGGCGATATTGGCTATTACGATGAAGATGGCTTCTTCTTTATCACCGACCGTATGAAGGAACTCATCAAGTACAAGGGATTGCAGGTGTCTCCAACTGAGCTGGAACAGATCCTGTTGACTCATCCAGACATTATTGAAGCGGCCGTTGCACCCGTTCCAGATGAGGCGGCAGGCGAACTACCCCGCGCCTATGTCGTCAAGAGTCCTGGATCTACATTGACAGAGGATGACGTCGCAAAATTCGTCGCTG aTAAGGTTAGTGCGCACAAGCGGCTGCGCGGCGGTGTCGTTTTTATCAAAGCCGTACCCAAAACAGCCACCGGCAAAATCCTACGTCGTGAATTGAAGAAGATCAAGAGTAAACTCTAA
- the LOC124312398 gene encoding uncharacterized protein LOC124312398 isoform X1 yields the protein MWKRTTTYLQLQFTLVCWLAAIAEGKFDSSAITRESPKLQLLPRPLLDESKVYHSNRWRFHVRPKSPKLFLPPNGHLITKRSRSLREAEDISSPIRESMTSEDADTFVKNNDEFHLTSEMVGGGGLQLFGVTNSFVNPGALLSSTIENGLKQLSEAANSLSNKTSVVVQPSPATTNGSLAQFFGIASGNLEEQRNIITNPIKKEYPSITNGTLAQFFGIANIYVGDEPKKSTISQPSDCSECPFINYIGCLAPPEEKQHAILTVTVTACETLSSLGACSAASSAPSGTLFVSYPFGSSSSRRSFIQYLQRKKKKKKPSSLATTGSAVVGIVATPPNTKVSVTCPNIPSGITVTTQNGPVLPYRPREETGFIQLLVSGTASPANVAVACVWTSSP from the exons ATGTGGAAAAGAACTACAACTTATTTGcag CTACAGTTTACCTTGGTGTGTTGGTTAGCCGCGATTGCCGAAGGAAAGTTTGATAGCTCAGCAATTACCAGAGAATCGCCAAAATTGCAACTGCTTCCCCGTCCTTTGTTAGATGAATCAAAAGTCTATCACAGCAACAGATGGAGATTTCATGTGCGTCCAAAATCACCCAAATTATTTCTTCCTCCGAATGGCCATCTGATCACCAAGCGCTCGAGAAGTCTAAGAGAAGCCGAGGATATCTCATCACCTATAC GAGAATCAATGACTTCGGAGGATGCCGACACATTTGTGAAGAATAATGACGAATTTCACTTAACTTCAGAAatggtaggaggaggaggactgcAATTATTTGGTGTTACAAATTCGTTCGTGAATCCTGGAGCCCTGCTATCTTCAACCATCGAAAATGGATTAAAACAACTGTCAGAAGCTGCAAATTCTCTTAGTAATAAAACATCGGTCGTTGTTCAGCCATCTCCTGCCACAACAAACGGATCACTTGCCCAGTTTTTTGGGATTGCTAGTGGAAACTTAGAAGAACAACGTAATATTATAACCAACcctattaaaaaagaatatccaTCCATCACAAATGGCACGCTCGCACAGTTTTTTGGAATTGCGAACATATATGTTGGTGATGAACCCAAAAAATCAACCATCAGTCAACCATCAGATTGCTCCGAATGTCCATTTATCAATTATATCGGATGCCTGGCACCACCAGAAGAGAAACAGCACGCAATTCTGACTGTTACAGTAACAG CATGCGAGACTCTTTCTTCCCTCGGTGCATGTTCAGCGGCTTCTTCAGCACCGAGTGGCACCCTTTTCGTCTCGTACCCGTTTggcagcagtagcagtagAAGGAGTTTCATACAATATctgcaaagaaagaagaaaaagaagaaaccatcgTCATTGGCTACGACTGGATCTGCAGTTGTCGGAATTGTGGCTACACCTCCGAACACAAAAGTCAGTGTGACTTGTCCCAATATTCCTTCCGGCATTACTGTTACAACG CAAAATGGCCCGGTGTTACCATATAGACCTAGAGAGGAAACAGGATTCATTCAACTTCTAGTTTCCGGAACAGCATCGCCGGCTAACGTTGCAGTTGCTTGTGTGTGGACGTCAAGTCCATAA
- the LOC124312398 gene encoding uncharacterized protein LOC124312398 isoform X2 gives MWKRTTTYLQFTLVCWLAAIAEGKFDSSAITRESPKLQLLPRPLLDESKVYHSNRWRFHVRPKSPKLFLPPNGHLITKRSRSLREAEDISSPIRESMTSEDADTFVKNNDEFHLTSEMVGGGGLQLFGVTNSFVNPGALLSSTIENGLKQLSEAANSLSNKTSVVVQPSPATTNGSLAQFFGIASGNLEEQRNIITNPIKKEYPSITNGTLAQFFGIANIYVGDEPKKSTISQPSDCSECPFINYIGCLAPPEEKQHAILTVTVTACETLSSLGACSAASSAPSGTLFVSYPFGSSSSRRSFIQYLQRKKKKKKPSSLATTGSAVVGIVATPPNTKVSVTCPNIPSGITVTTQNGPVLPYRPREETGFIQLLVSGTASPANVAVACVWTSSP, from the exons ATGTGGAAAAGAACTACAACTTATTTGcag TTTACCTTGGTGTGTTGGTTAGCCGCGATTGCCGAAGGAAAGTTTGATAGCTCAGCAATTACCAGAGAATCGCCAAAATTGCAACTGCTTCCCCGTCCTTTGTTAGATGAATCAAAAGTCTATCACAGCAACAGATGGAGATTTCATGTGCGTCCAAAATCACCCAAATTATTTCTTCCTCCGAATGGCCATCTGATCACCAAGCGCTCGAGAAGTCTAAGAGAAGCCGAGGATATCTCATCACCTATAC GAGAATCAATGACTTCGGAGGATGCCGACACATTTGTGAAGAATAATGACGAATTTCACTTAACTTCAGAAatggtaggaggaggaggactgcAATTATTTGGTGTTACAAATTCGTTCGTGAATCCTGGAGCCCTGCTATCTTCAACCATCGAAAATGGATTAAAACAACTGTCAGAAGCTGCAAATTCTCTTAGTAATAAAACATCGGTCGTTGTTCAGCCATCTCCTGCCACAACAAACGGATCACTTGCCCAGTTTTTTGGGATTGCTAGTGGAAACTTAGAAGAACAACGTAATATTATAACCAACcctattaaaaaagaatatccaTCCATCACAAATGGCACGCTCGCACAGTTTTTTGGAATTGCGAACATATATGTTGGTGATGAACCCAAAAAATCAACCATCAGTCAACCATCAGATTGCTCCGAATGTCCATTTATCAATTATATCGGATGCCTGGCACCACCAGAAGAGAAACAGCACGCAATTCTGACTGTTACAGTAACAG CATGCGAGACTCTTTCTTCCCTCGGTGCATGTTCAGCGGCTTCTTCAGCACCGAGTGGCACCCTTTTCGTCTCGTACCCGTTTggcagcagtagcagtagAAGGAGTTTCATACAATATctgcaaagaaagaagaaaaagaagaaaccatcgTCATTGGCTACGACTGGATCTGCAGTTGTCGGAATTGTGGCTACACCTCCGAACACAAAAGTCAGTGTGACTTGTCCCAATATTCCTTCCGGCATTACTGTTACAACG CAAAATGGCCCGGTGTTACCATATAGACCTAGAGAGGAAACAGGATTCATTCAACTTCTAGTTTCCGGAACAGCATCGCCGGCTAACGTTGCAGTTGCTTGTGTGTGGACGTCAAGTCCATAA